A region from the Variovorax sp. RKNM96 genome encodes:
- the ntrC gene encoding nitrogen regulation protein NR(I): MKPIWIVDDDQSIRFVLEKALLREDLPTRSFTNTREVLAALEQADDDEQQGPQVLVSDIRMPGGSGLDLLDKIKAKHPGLPVIIMTAFSDLDSAVSAFQGGAFEYLPKPFDLPRAVELIRRAVDESQREEVSEERMVAAPEMLGQAPAMQDVFRAIGRLSQSNVTVLITGESGSGKELVARALHKHSPRANGPFVAINTAAIPKDLLESELFGHERGAFTGAQTMRRGRFEQAEGGTLFLDEIGDMPFDLQTRLLRVLSDGHFYRVGGHNSVKANVRVIAATHQDLEQRVKLGGFREDLFHRLNVIRLRLPALRERGEDVPALTRHFLQVSARQLGVEPKRISDAALTKLAAFGFPGNVRQLENICHWLTVMAPAQLIEAKDLPPEVMAVATEGHVAEAVAPAATVHAQVAPSSVNVERESASTTAAAPEAAETPAGVSSWESGLELEAQALLAAGRTDVWDALSRRFESRLILTALANTRGRRIEAAQKLGIGRNTITRKIQELGIE, from the coding sequence ATGAAGCCGATCTGGATAGTTGATGACGACCAATCGATCCGCTTCGTGCTCGAGAAGGCTCTGCTGCGCGAAGACTTGCCCACGCGCAGTTTCACGAACACGCGCGAGGTGCTCGCGGCCCTGGAGCAAGCCGACGACGACGAGCAGCAGGGCCCTCAGGTCCTGGTGAGCGACATCCGCATGCCCGGCGGCTCCGGGCTCGACCTGCTCGACAAGATCAAGGCCAAGCACCCCGGCCTGCCCGTCATCATCATGACGGCGTTCTCCGACCTCGACAGCGCCGTCTCGGCCTTCCAGGGCGGTGCCTTCGAATACCTGCCCAAGCCCTTCGACTTGCCGCGCGCGGTCGAACTCATCCGCCGCGCAGTCGACGAAAGCCAGCGCGAGGAAGTCTCCGAAGAGCGCATGGTCGCCGCGCCCGAAATGCTCGGCCAGGCGCCCGCGATGCAGGACGTGTTCCGCGCCATCGGCCGGCTCTCGCAGAGCAACGTCACGGTGCTGATCACCGGCGAATCGGGTTCGGGCAAGGAGCTGGTGGCGCGTGCGCTGCACAAGCACTCGCCGCGCGCCAACGGTCCCTTCGTGGCCATCAACACCGCGGCGATCCCGAAGGACCTGCTGGAGAGCGAACTCTTCGGCCACGAGCGCGGCGCCTTCACCGGCGCGCAGACCATGCGGCGTGGCCGCTTCGAGCAGGCCGAGGGCGGCACGCTCTTTCTCGACGAAATCGGCGACATGCCGTTCGACCTGCAGACGCGTCTCCTGCGCGTGCTGAGCGACGGCCATTTCTACCGCGTGGGCGGCCACAACTCGGTCAAGGCCAACGTGCGCGTGATCGCGGCGACCCACCAGGATCTGGAGCAGCGCGTCAAGCTCGGCGGCTTCCGCGAAGACCTGTTCCACCGCCTCAATGTGATCCGCCTGCGCCTGCCGGCACTGCGCGAACGTGGCGAGGACGTGCCCGCGCTGACACGCCACTTCCTGCAGGTGAGCGCGCGGCAGCTCGGCGTGGAGCCCAAGCGAATTTCCGACGCTGCGCTGACGAAGCTCGCGGCCTTCGGCTTTCCGGGCAACGTGCGCCAGCTCGAGAACATCTGCCACTGGCTGACCGTGATGGCGCCCGCGCAACTGATCGAAGCCAAGGACCTCCCGCCCGAAGTGATGGCGGTGGCTACCGAAGGGCATGTGGCCGAGGCGGTGGCGCCAGCGGCGACTGTGCATGCGCAGGTTGCGCCGTCATCGGTGAATGTCGAACGCGAATCCGCATCGACGACTGCTGCTGCACCCGAAGCGGCGGAAACCCCTGCCGGCGTGAGCAGTTGGGAAAGCGGCCTGGAGCTCGAAGCCCAGGCCCTGCTGGCCGCCGGCCGCACCGACGTCTGGGATGCGCTCTCGCGCCGCTTCGAATCCCGCCTGATCCTCACCGCGCTCGCCAACACCCGTGGCCGCCGCATCGAAGCCGCTCAGAAGCTGGGCATCGGGCGCAACACCATCACCCGGAAGATTCAGGAACTCGGTATCGAGTGA
- a CDS encoding sterol desaturase family protein, which produces MIDWLTDLFSALQGWFFEAAVQPLVYAVGLGGWTEDAFDATGWLLVGFIQIVVLLAVIGPLQRWRSVEPVVDRHAIRIDVLYTLIHRLGLFRLALFFTLQPFFDDALGSLRTAGWGTFHLDEVWPGVTDVPVVAFAIYLVVLDFVGYWIHRGQHQFNWWWGLHSLHHSQRQMTMWSDDRNHLLDDVIHDTLIVIVAQLIGVAPGQFIAFVAFTQLSESLQHANLKLGFGAIGERLWISPRFHRLHHSIGLGHESNGRSTLGGHNFGVLLPWWDMLFRTANFEDRYDPTGIRDQVEPDEGGRTRDYGRGFWAQQWLGLKRMVGRG; this is translated from the coding sequence GTGATCGACTGGTTGACGGACCTTTTCTCCGCCCTGCAGGGCTGGTTCTTCGAGGCGGCGGTGCAGCCGCTGGTGTACGCCGTCGGCCTGGGCGGCTGGACGGAGGACGCCTTCGACGCGACCGGCTGGCTGCTGGTCGGCTTCATCCAGATCGTCGTGCTGCTCGCGGTGATCGGGCCGCTGCAGCGCTGGCGCTCGGTGGAGCCGGTGGTCGACCGCCACGCAATCCGCATCGACGTGCTCTACACGCTGATCCACCGGCTGGGGCTGTTCCGCCTCGCGCTGTTCTTCACGCTGCAGCCCTTCTTCGACGACGCGCTGGGGAGCCTGCGCACGGCGGGGTGGGGCACCTTTCACCTCGACGAAGTCTGGCCCGGCGTGACCGACGTGCCGGTGGTGGCCTTTGCCATCTATCTCGTGGTGCTCGACTTCGTTGGCTACTGGATCCACCGCGGCCAGCACCAGTTCAACTGGTGGTGGGGCCTGCATTCGCTGCACCACTCGCAGCGCCAGATGACGATGTGGAGCGACGACCGCAACCACCTGCTCGACGACGTGATCCACGACACGCTCATCGTCATCGTGGCGCAGCTGATCGGCGTGGCGCCGGGGCAGTTCATCGCCTTCGTCGCCTTCACGCAGCTGAGCGAGAGCCTGCAGCATGCGAACCTGAAGCTCGGGTTCGGCGCCATCGGCGAGCGGCTGTGGATCAGCCCGCGCTTCCACCGGCTGCACCACAGCATCGGCCTCGGCCACGAGTCGAATGGCAGGAGCACGCTGGGCGGCCACAACTTCGGCGTGCTGCTGCCGTGGTGGGACATGCTGTTCCGCACCGCGAACTTCGAGGACCGCTACGACCCGACCGGCATCCGCGACCAGGTCGAGCCCGACGAGGGCGGCCGCACGCGCGACTACGGCCGAGGCTTCTGGGCACAGCAGTGGCTGGGCCTCAAGCGCATGGTCGGCCGCGGCTGA
- a CDS encoding polysaccharide deacetylase family protein, whose product MPSASSRARRAVALAMAVAVVPAAWAQGGTCEKPVYLTFDTGHMGIAPLVAEVLKRQDVRVTFFAAAERTTTDGDSLDNHWAPWWKARAAEGNEFASHTYDHTYWRADLKGTTPTFRVKPSAGAFAGREFTWTAAEYCANISKASDRLAVITGKKPLPLYRAPGGKTSPKLLAAAKACGFEHVGWAPAGFLGDELPSEKFSNEKLLTQALDTIRPGDILLAHLGIWSRKDPWAPANLEPLIVGLKAKGFCFQTLRQHPDYRAWIASHP is encoded by the coding sequence ATGCCAAGCGCATCTAGCCGCGCTCGCCGGGCCGTCGCACTGGCGATGGCCGTCGCCGTCGTGCCTGCAGCCTGGGCGCAGGGCGGCACCTGCGAAAAGCCGGTCTACCTGACCTTCGACACCGGTCACATGGGCATCGCCCCGCTGGTGGCCGAGGTGCTCAAGCGCCAGGACGTGCGCGTCACCTTCTTCGCCGCCGCCGAGCGCACCACCACCGACGGCGACAGCCTCGACAACCACTGGGCGCCTTGGTGGAAGGCGAGGGCGGCCGAGGGCAACGAGTTCGCCTCGCACACCTACGACCACACCTACTGGCGCGCCGACCTGAAGGGCACCACACCGACCTTCCGCGTGAAGCCCTCGGCGGGCGCATTCGCCGGCCGCGAGTTCACCTGGACCGCGGCCGAGTACTGCGCCAACATCAGCAAGGCCTCCGATCGCCTGGCAGTCATCACCGGCAAGAAGCCGCTGCCGCTGTACCGCGCGCCAGGCGGCAAGACCTCGCCCAAGCTGCTGGCCGCGGCCAAGGCCTGCGGCTTCGAGCACGTGGGCTGGGCGCCCGCCGGCTTCCTCGGCGACGAGCTGCCGAGCGAGAAGTTCAGCAACGAGAAGCTGCTGACGCAGGCGCTGGACACCATCCGCCCCGGCGACATCCTGCTCGCGCACCTGGGCATCTGGTCGCGCAAGGACCCGTGGGCGCCGGCCAACCTCGAGCCGCTGATCGTCGGCCTGAAGGCCAAGGGCTTCTGCTTCCAGACCCTGCGCCAGCACCCCGACTACCGCGCCTGGATCGCATCCCACCCCTGA
- the glnL gene encoding nitrogen regulation protein NR(II), whose amino-acid sequence MAFGKKAVGANTRFQTFDLLSTLIAVVNSDGSVLFANAGLEDALGTSRRTLEGSQFGACFHEPQVLRTAIDGASSNDFATLRYEAFLRRVNHELMPVQVTLAHGDKKGELIIEMSPLEQQVRQDREERLIDQAQANKELIRNLAHEIKNPLGGIRGAAQLLQMEVESRDLIEYTQVIIHEADRLQTLVDRLLAPHRRPHVVGDVNIHEVCERVRSVILAEFPRDLHIERDFDVSIPEFRGDREQLIQATLNIVHNAAQALAERRAAGDAQITFRTRIARQVIFNKQWYRLALELHVIDNGPGVPDTIKDRIFYPLVSGREGGTGLGLTLAQTFVQQHHGVIECDSVPGRTDFKILIPLP is encoded by the coding sequence ATGGCATTCGGGAAGAAGGCGGTTGGCGCCAACACGCGCTTTCAGACCTTCGACCTGCTGTCCACGCTGATCGCGGTGGTCAACAGCGACGGCTCCGTGCTGTTCGCCAACGCAGGCCTCGAAGACGCGCTGGGCACCTCGCGGCGCACGCTCGAAGGCTCGCAGTTCGGCGCCTGCTTTCACGAGCCTCAGGTGCTGCGCACCGCCATCGATGGCGCCAGCAGCAACGACTTCGCCACGCTGCGCTACGAAGCGTTCCTGCGCCGCGTCAATCACGAGCTGATGCCGGTGCAGGTCACGCTCGCGCATGGCGACAAGAAGGGCGAGCTCATCATCGAGATGTCGCCGCTCGAACAGCAGGTGCGGCAGGACCGCGAGGAGCGGCTCATCGACCAGGCGCAGGCGAACAAGGAACTCATCCGCAATCTCGCGCACGAGATCAAGAACCCGCTCGGCGGCATTCGCGGCGCGGCGCAGCTGCTGCAGATGGAGGTCGAGTCGCGCGACCTCATCGAATACACGCAGGTCATCATCCACGAGGCCGACCGGCTGCAGACGCTGGTCGACCGCCTCCTGGCACCGCACCGCCGGCCGCACGTGGTGGGCGACGTCAACATCCACGAAGTCTGCGAGCGTGTGCGCTCGGTGATCCTTGCGGAGTTTCCGCGCGACCTGCACATCGAGCGCGATTTCGATGTGTCGATCCCCGAGTTCCGCGGCGATCGCGAGCAGCTCATCCAGGCCACCCTCAACATCGTGCACAACGCCGCGCAGGCCCTCGCGGAGCGCCGCGCGGCGGGCGATGCGCAGATCACTTTCAGGACCCGCATCGCCCGCCAGGTGATATTCAACAAGCAGTGGTATCGATTGGCATTGGAATTGCATGTCATCGACAATGGACCGGGTGTGCCGGACACGATCAAGGACCGCATCTTCTATCCGCTCGTATCGGGCAGGGAAGGCGGAACAGGCCTGGGGCTGACCCTTGCGCAAACTTTTGTGCAACAGCATCACGGCGTGATCGAGTGCGACAGCGTCCCGGGCCGGACCGATTTCAAGATACTGATACCGCTGCCCTAG
- a CDS encoding EI24 domain-containing protein: MRLLLDSFWRAVAYCMLPRVIVLSLLPLGVMVLLGAGLGYFYWDSAVAWTRGALDAWPLLSSFWAWIGRLFSSDITSVLASMVVVFAATPLIVVVSLLIVAGLMSPALTKLVGERRFPSLEQKKGASFLGSVARSLGVTLLALLALVVSMPLWLIPPLVLILPPLIWGWLTYRVMSFDALAEHASPEERATLLRTHRLPLLCIGVLCGYLGAAPSIVWASGLLFAAAFFVLVPIAIWIYTLVFAFSALWFAHYCLDALAQLRTQRAAALASAEGGTPALEAAEANQAALSQWGSP, translated from the coding sequence ATGCGCCTGCTCCTCGACTCCTTCTGGCGCGCGGTCGCCTACTGCATGCTGCCGCGCGTGATCGTGCTGTCGCTGCTGCCGCTGGGTGTGATGGTGCTGCTGGGTGCCGGCCTCGGTTATTTCTACTGGGATTCGGCCGTGGCCTGGACGCGCGGCGCGCTCGACGCCTGGCCGCTGCTCTCCAGCTTCTGGGCCTGGATCGGGCGGCTTTTCTCCAGCGACATCACCTCCGTGCTGGCGTCGATGGTGGTGGTGTTCGCCGCCACGCCGCTGATCGTGGTCGTGTCGCTGCTGATCGTGGCGGGCCTGATGTCTCCGGCCCTCACCAAGCTGGTGGGCGAACGCCGCTTTCCCTCGCTGGAGCAGAAAAAGGGCGCCTCCTTCCTCGGCAGCGTGGCCCGCTCGCTCGGCGTGACCCTTCTCGCGCTGCTGGCGCTGGTGGTCTCGATGCCGCTCTGGCTCATTCCGCCGCTGGTGCTGATCCTTCCGCCGCTCATTTGGGGCTGGCTCACCTACCGCGTCATGAGCTTCGATGCGCTGGCCGAGCATGCGAGCCCCGAGGAGCGCGCCACGCTGCTGCGCACACACCGGCTGCCGCTCCTGTGCATCGGCGTGCTCTGCGGCTACCTGGGCGCCGCGCCGAGTATCGTCTGGGCCTCGGGCCTGCTGTTCGCCGCCGCCTTCTTCGTGCTGGTGCCGATCGCCATCTGGATCTACACACTGGTCTTCGCCTTCTCGGCACTCTGGTTCGCGCACTATTGCCTCGATGCCCTGGCCCAGCTGCGCACGCAGCGCGCCGCGGCACTGGCCTCGGCCGAAGGCGGCACGCCCGCCCTCGAGGCGGCCGAAGCCAACCAGGCCGCTCTTTCTCAATGGGGTTCACCATGA
- a CDS encoding molybdopterin-binding protein has product MTRAFGLIVVGDEILSGKRADKHMPKVIELLAARGLQLGWAEYVGDEPTRITAALMRAFASGDIVFSTGGIGATPDDHTRQCAAKALRVPLALHPEAEVLIRERMQDTAKEQGVVYEPDRPDNIHRLNMGVFPQGATIIRNPYNKIPGFSVEHVHFVPGFPVMAWPMIESVLDSRYADLFTRNAIAEKSVIVFGAMEATLTPLMQAIEETHAGIKVFSLPSVDHPQYGRHIELGVKGDPGRLDAAYNQLIEGLHTFDAKLGPELVR; this is encoded by the coding sequence ATGACACGCGCATTCGGTCTCATCGTCGTCGGCGACGAGATCCTCTCCGGCAAGCGCGCCGACAAGCACATGCCCAAGGTCATCGAGCTGCTCGCCGCGCGCGGCCTGCAGCTGGGCTGGGCGGAATACGTGGGCGACGAGCCGACGCGCATCACCGCCGCGCTGATGCGCGCCTTCGCCTCGGGCGACATCGTGTTCTCGACCGGCGGCATCGGCGCCACGCCCGACGACCACACCCGCCAGTGCGCCGCCAAGGCCCTGCGCGTGCCGCTCGCGCTGCACCCGGAGGCCGAGGTGCTGATCCGCGAGCGCATGCAGGACACGGCCAAGGAGCAGGGCGTGGTCTACGAGCCCGACCGGCCCGACAACATCCACCGCCTGAACATGGGCGTGTTTCCGCAGGGCGCGACGATCATCCGCAACCCGTACAACAAGATTCCGGGCTTCAGCGTCGAGCATGTGCATTTCGTGCCGGGTTTCCCGGTCATGGCCTGGCCGATGATCGAATCGGTGCTCGACAGCCGCTATGCCGACCTTTTCACCCGCAACGCCATCGCCGAGAAGTCCGTGATCGTTTTCGGTGCGATGGAAGCCACCCTCACGCCCCTGATGCAGGCCATCGAGGAGACCCACGCTGGCATCAAGGTGTTCAGCCTGCCCAGCGTCGATCACCCCCAATACGGCCGCCACATCGAGTTGGGCGTCAAAGGAGACCCGGGCCGGCTCGATGCGGCGTATAACCAGCTGATCGAAGGGTTGCACACTTTCGATGCCAAGCTCGGCCCAGAATTGGTGCGTTAA
- a CDS encoding VOC family protein, giving the protein MQVKRIVANFEAVDISRARAFYQDVLGLELLMDHGWIQTYGSQAEMTVQVSFAVEGGSGTPVPDLSIEVDDVDAALEGMRAAGFSIEYGPVDEPWGVRRFFVRDPFGKLVNILAHV; this is encoded by the coding sequence TTGCAAGTCAAAAGGATCGTTGCCAATTTCGAGGCCGTCGACATCAGCCGGGCGCGAGCGTTCTATCAAGACGTTCTTGGTCTCGAGCTTTTAATGGACCATGGCTGGATTCAGACCTATGGCTCCCAAGCCGAGATGACTGTCCAGGTGAGTTTCGCCGTCGAGGGTGGCTCCGGGACGCCCGTGCCAGACCTGTCGATCGAGGTGGATGACGTGGACGCAGCGCTCGAAGGCATGCGGGCTGCCGGCTTCTCCATCGAATACGGGCCAGTCGACGAACCTTGGGGCGTCCGTCGTTTCTTCGTTCGTGACCCATTCGGGAAACTGGTCAACATCCTTGCGCACGTATGA
- the glnA gene encoding type I glutamate--ammonia ligase — protein MAKTVADVLKLVKENEVKFIDFRFTDTRGKEQHVTVPVSAFDEDKFTSGHAFDGSSIAGWKGIEASDMQLMPDPNTANIDPFFEETTLILTCDVIDPADGKAYERDPRSLAKRAEAYMKASGLGDTAFFGPEPEFFVFDGVRWKNDMSGCFVKIDSEEASWNTDKEYEHGNTGHRPAVKGGYFPVPPVDSFQDMRSEMCLVLEALGIPVEVHHHEVANAGQMELGTKFSTLVQRADWVQLQKYVIHNVAHAYGKTATFMPKPIVGDNGSGMHVHQSVWKDGKNLFAGDGYAGLSDFALHYIGGIIKHARALNAITNPGTNSYKRLVPGFEAPVKLAYSAKNRSASIRIPFVANPKGRRVEARFPDPLMNPYLGFAALLMAGLDGVENKIHPGEAASKDLYHLPPEEDALIPTVCHSLDQALEYLDKDRAFLTKGGVFTDAYIDAYIELKMQEVTRFRMATHPVEFDMYYSL, from the coding sequence ATGGCAAAGACCGTCGCCGATGTACTCAAGCTCGTCAAGGAAAACGAGGTCAAGTTCATCGACTTCCGCTTCACCGACACCCGTGGCAAAGAGCAGCACGTCACCGTGCCGGTCTCGGCTTTCGATGAAGACAAATTCACCTCGGGCCATGCGTTCGACGGCTCGTCCATCGCTGGCTGGAAGGGGATCGAAGCTTCGGACATGCAGCTCATGCCCGACCCCAACACCGCCAACATCGACCCCTTCTTCGAAGAAACGACGCTGATCCTGACCTGCGACGTGATCGACCCGGCAGACGGCAAGGCCTACGAGCGCGATCCGCGTTCGCTCGCCAAGCGCGCCGAGGCGTACATGAAGGCTTCGGGCCTGGGCGACACCGCCTTCTTCGGCCCGGAACCCGAATTCTTCGTGTTCGACGGCGTCCGCTGGAAGAACGACATGTCGGGCTGCTTCGTGAAGATCGACTCCGAAGAAGCCTCGTGGAACACCGACAAGGAATACGAGCACGGCAACACCGGCCACCGTCCGGCGGTCAAGGGCGGCTACTTCCCGGTTCCCCCGGTCGACAGCTTCCAGGACATGCGCTCGGAAATGTGCCTGGTGCTCGAAGCCCTGGGCATCCCGGTCGAAGTGCATCACCATGAAGTGGCCAACGCCGGCCAGATGGAACTGGGCACCAAGTTCAGCACGCTGGTCCAGCGCGCCGACTGGGTCCAGCTGCAGAAGTACGTGATCCACAACGTGGCCCACGCCTACGGCAAGACCGCCACCTTCATGCCCAAGCCCATCGTCGGCGACAACGGTTCCGGCATGCACGTGCACCAGTCGGTCTGGAAGGACGGCAAGAACCTGTTCGCCGGCGACGGCTATGCGGGTCTCTCAGACTTCGCGCTGCACTACATCGGCGGCATCATCAAGCACGCCCGTGCCCTGAACGCCATCACGAACCCCGGCACCAACAGCTACAAGCGCCTGGTGCCCGGCTTCGAAGCCCCGGTGAAGCTGGCCTACTCGGCCAAGAACCGCTCGGCCTCGATCCGCATCCCGTTCGTTGCCAACCCCAAGGGCCGCCGCGTCGAAGCGCGCTTCCCCGATCCGCTGATGAACCCGTACCTCGGTTTCGCTGCGCTGCTGATGGCCGGTCTCGACGGCGTGGAAAACAAGATCCACCCGGGCGAAGCCGCCAGCAAGGACCTGTACCACCTGCCGCCGGAAGAAGACGCGCTGATCCCGACCGTGTGCCACAGCCTCGACCAGGCCCTGGAATACCTGGACAAGGATCGTGCGTTCCTGACCAAGGGCGGCGTGTTCACCGATGCGTACATCGACGCGTACATCGAACTGAAGATGCAGGAAGTCACGCGCTTCCGCATGGCGACCCATCCGGTCGAGTTCGACATGTACTACTCGCTGTAA
- the xth gene encoding exodeoxyribonuclease III has product MKIATWNVNSLTARLQHVLDWLIANPVDVLCLQELKMTDDKFPLEVLKSAGYEAAVFGQKTYNGVAILSLAPVRDVVKNIGGFTDDQSRVIAATVDTPSGPLRVVNCYFVNGQAPGSDKFEYKMKWLDALREWLRQELVAHPNLVLLGDFNIVLEDRDSFDPVGLKETIHHTTEERNHFKALLGLGLTDSFRLFEQPEKSYSWWDYRMLGYQKNRGLRIDHILVSEPLVSRVKGCVIDRVPRKWEKPSDHAPVVLDLDPSA; this is encoded by the coding sequence ATGAAAATTGCGACCTGGAACGTCAACTCCCTCACGGCCCGCCTGCAGCATGTGCTCGACTGGCTGATCGCCAACCCGGTCGACGTGCTCTGCCTGCAGGAGCTCAAGATGACCGACGACAAGTTCCCGCTCGAGGTGCTCAAGTCGGCCGGCTACGAAGCGGCCGTGTTCGGGCAGAAGACCTACAACGGCGTCGCCATCCTGAGCCTCGCGCCGGTGCGCGACGTGGTGAAGAACATCGGCGGCTTCACCGACGACCAGTCGCGCGTGATCGCCGCCACCGTCGACACGCCGTCGGGCCCGCTGCGCGTGGTCAACTGCTACTTCGTGAACGGCCAGGCGCCGGGCTCCGACAAGTTCGAATACAAGATGAAGTGGCTGGACGCCCTGCGCGAATGGCTGCGCCAGGAACTCGTGGCGCATCCGAACCTGGTGCTGCTGGGCGACTTCAACATCGTGCTCGAGGACCGCGACAGCTTCGACCCGGTGGGCCTGAAGGAAACGATCCATCACACGACCGAGGAGCGCAACCATTTCAAGGCGCTGCTCGGCCTGGGCCTGACCGACAGCTTCCGCCTGTTCGAGCAGCCCGAGAAGAGCTATTCGTGGTGGGACTACCGCATGCTCGGCTACCAGAAGAACCGGGGCCTGCGCATCGACCACATCCTGGTGAGCGAGCCGCTGGTGTCGCGCGTGAAGGGCTGCGTCATCGATCGCGTGCCGCGCAAGTGGGAGAAGCCGAGCGACCACGCCCCCGTGGTGCTCGATCTGGACCCGAGCGCTTGA
- a CDS encoding beta-propeller fold lactonase family protein, producing MRLPARPNGRVAAFLFSCLTALVAHTATAAPAEPPPIFVLNSLDANVSVINPVDWTEKLRIPTGKEPHHIYMTPDEKSVIVANSAGDSLTFLNPKTAEVQRVVYGIIDPYQLQFSRDMKWFVTAGNRLNHVDVYRWDGKELKLAKRIASGKTPSHIWIDNTSTIAYVTMQDSDEMIAVDLPTQTIRWRVATGAMPADIYGIHNDKTLLVGLTGSDGVQVFDVAGTEPKLVGKIPTGKGAHAFRSAGDGKSVFVSNRVANTISRIDIATLKVSATYAVPGGPDCMDVSADGKTLYVTSRWAKKLSVIDLATQKVVRQVNVGRSPHGVWTLDHAKRI from the coding sequence TTGCGACTTCCTGCCCGCCCGAACGGCCGCGTTGCGGCCTTCCTGTTTTCCTGCTTGACAGCCCTGGTGGCCCATACCGCCACCGCCGCGCCGGCAGAACCTCCTCCCATCTTCGTTCTCAACTCGCTGGACGCCAACGTCAGCGTGATCAACCCGGTCGACTGGACCGAGAAGCTGCGCATTCCCACCGGCAAGGAGCCGCACCACATCTACATGACGCCCGACGAAAAGTCGGTCATCGTGGCCAACTCGGCGGGCGATTCGCTCACTTTCCTCAACCCGAAGACGGCGGAAGTGCAGCGGGTGGTCTACGGCATCATCGATCCGTACCAGCTGCAGTTCTCGCGCGACATGAAGTGGTTCGTCACCGCGGGCAATCGGCTGAACCACGTGGACGTGTACCGCTGGGACGGCAAGGAGCTGAAGCTCGCCAAGCGCATCGCCTCGGGCAAGACGCCCAGCCACATCTGGATCGACAACACCAGCACCATCGCCTACGTGACGATGCAGGACAGCGACGAGATGATCGCCGTCGACCTGCCCACGCAGACCATCCGCTGGCGCGTGGCCACCGGCGCGATGCCCGCCGACATCTACGGCATCCACAACGACAAGACCCTGCTCGTGGGCCTGACCGGCAGCGACGGCGTGCAGGTGTTCGACGTGGCAGGCACCGAGCCCAAGCTGGTCGGCAAGATTCCCACCGGCAAGGGCGCCCACGCTTTCCGCTCGGCAGGCGACGGCAAGAGCGTGTTCGTGAGCAACCGCGTGGCCAACACCATCAGCCGCATCGACATCGCGACGCTGAAGGTCAGCGCGACGTACGCGGTGCCCGGCGGGCCCGACTGCATGGACGTGTCGGCCGACGGCAAGACGCTCTACGTCACCTCGCGCTGGGCCAAGAAGCTCAGTGTGATCGACCTGGCCACGCAGAAGGTGGTGCGGCAAGTCAACGTCGGCCGTTCGCCCCACGGCGTCTGGACCCTCGACCATGCCAAGCGCATCTAG